The Symbiobacterium terraclitae genome window below encodes:
- a CDS encoding spore germination protein, giving the protein MTVEFHIHMIKVNGIESSSAFSIGTNLLIGFGSQSKSVSGGNSVTGDHGRLPSLFNAIDDRDYIDTPAWQVAPAQAQEE; this is encoded by the coding sequence GTGACCGTCGAGTTTCACATCCATATGATCAAGGTGAACGGCATCGAGTCCTCGTCCGCCTTCTCGATCGGAACCAACCTGCTGATCGGCTTCGGCAGCCAGAGCAAGTCGGTGAGCGGCGGCAACTCCGTCACCGGCGACCATGGGCGACTTCCCAGCCTCTTCAACGCCATCGACGACCGCGACTACATAGACACCCCCGCCTGGCAGGTCGCCCCGGCACAGGCCCAAGAGGAATGA